In Halococcus saccharolyticus DSM 5350, the following are encoded in one genomic region:
- a CDS encoding Hsp20/alpha crystallin family protein — protein MIRDVGESLGNAVLDGVGRIAGRTQERRPLPTDILESDDAYLVVFDAPAASSEDVQVRFSEDAVHVRIDRVRDHHEGFEMRAPGRGLALDGQADLPDGAVVDPEAATATLTSTGTLEVEIPKAEEREDDPVRISTADETDAAESAIEEIDGGDDAGSTSESS, from the coding sequence ATGATTCGCGACGTCGGCGAGTCGCTCGGCAACGCGGTCCTCGATGGCGTCGGGCGGATCGCGGGTCGCACCCAGGAGCGTCGCCCGCTCCCGACCGACATTCTGGAGAGCGACGACGCCTACCTCGTGGTGTTCGACGCGCCCGCTGCGAGTTCGGAGGACGTCCAGGTTCGCTTCTCGGAGGACGCGGTCCACGTCCGGATCGATCGCGTCCGCGACCACCACGAGGGGTTCGAGATGCGCGCGCCAGGGCGCGGGCTCGCGCTCGACGGCCAGGCCGACCTCCCCGACGGCGCAGTAGTCGACCCCGAAGCCGCGACCGCGACGCTGACAAGCACCGGCACGCTCGAAGTCGAAATTCCGAAAGCCGAGGAACGTGAGGACGACCCAGTCCGAATCTCGACGGCCGACGAGACCGACGCCGCTGAGAGCGCAATCGAGGAGATCGACGGCGGCGACGACGCGGGCTCCACGAGCGAGTCGAGCTGA
- the eif1A gene encoding translation initiation factor eIF-1A — MSEQNGRRNLRMPDDDELFAVVTEHNGGNHVRVRCEDGENRMGRIPGRMKYRTWIEEGDVVLVEPWDWQDEKANIEWRYKSQDADQLRREGHIE, encoded by the coding sequence GTGAGTGAACAAAACGGGCGTCGAAACCTTCGTATGCCCGACGACGACGAGCTGTTCGCGGTCGTGACCGAACACAACGGGGGCAACCACGTTCGTGTCCGGTGTGAGGACGGCGAGAACCGGATGGGGCGTATTCCCGGCCGGATGAAGTACCGGACATGGATCGAAGAGGGCGACGTCGTCCTCGTCGAGCCGTGGGACTGGCAGGACGAAAAAGCCAACATCGAGTGGCGCTACAAGAGCCAGGACGCCGATCAGCTCCGGCGCGAAGGCCACATCGAATAA
- a CDS encoding ArsR/SmtB family transcription factor: MAQATERLQRYLEDELGECRDEDVERRLDELGTLEAALGPEQVDVELDVLAALANETRYTLVRVLVAAEEELCVCELQAVVDVSESGLSHALSALVDAGLVTGRKDGRWKKYQATNRAIALVTVLEGSVSDE; the protein is encoded by the coding sequence ATGGCGCAAGCGACCGAACGACTTCAGCGATACCTCGAAGACGAACTCGGGGAGTGTCGAGACGAGGACGTCGAGCGGCGACTCGACGAACTCGGCACGCTCGAAGCGGCACTCGGCCCGGAGCAGGTCGACGTCGAGCTCGACGTGCTCGCTGCGCTCGCCAACGAGACGCGCTACACGCTCGTTCGCGTGCTCGTAGCAGCCGAGGAGGAACTCTGTGTTTGTGAGCTTCAGGCCGTCGTCGACGTGAGCGAGAGCGGGCTCAGTCACGCGCTCTCGGCACTCGTCGACGCGGGGCTCGTGACCGGACGCAAGGACGGACGCTGGAAGAAGTACCAAGCTACCAACCGTGCCATCGCCCTTGTGACAGTCCTTGAAGGGAGCGTGAGCGATGAGTAG
- a CDS encoding flippase-like domain-containing protein, whose amino-acid sequence MSRGVDVSVVLPAYDEAATIEGTVETTLDALGSFLPAGSFEVLVAEDGCTDRTPEIAARLASEDDRVRHVHSDDRLGRGGALTRAFRAARGETLVYFDTDLATDMTHLEELVESVRSGEADVATGSRLLTASEADRPAKRDVPSRTYNGLVRLFLRSSVHDHQCGFKAFDRAVLETLLDDVEDDHWFWDTELLVRAQRAGYRVEEFPVAWTPKGDTTVDFVRDVLGMGSAILRTWWQLAVAPRITRRVTLVAGTLLTILAIGLMTQYLDVGTVLEEMRAADPALVAAAALIYVLSWPVRGARYRDILDELGFTEGVGFLTGAVFISQTGNLVFPARAGDAVRAYVVKTRRRVPYPTGFASLAVERVFDLLTITLLAGVVLMGLAATGITSLAGLGATVADGSQSGRTAILVASGVGLAAIVAVGVIVASARSDRNLVRRGVRRFSTDAYADRVAGVIERFVGDIQTVANDRRAFARVGATSLLIWTLDVVTALLVFAAFDVSLPLTTLVAVGFFAVSVGNLAKVLPLSPGGIGLYEGAFSLLVVGLTPVATPVALGAAIVDHAVKNVVTVIGGVVAMVVLNVSLTTAVEEGREVETTPTE is encoded by the coding sequence ATGAGTCGCGGGGTCGACGTGAGCGTCGTGCTGCCGGCCTACGACGAGGCTGCGACGATCGAGGGCACAGTAGAAACGACCCTCGATGCGCTCGGATCCTTCCTGCCGGCGGGAAGCTTCGAGGTGCTCGTCGCCGAGGACGGCTGTACCGACCGCACGCCCGAAATCGCCGCGAGACTCGCCAGCGAGGACGATCGGGTACGACACGTCCACAGCGACGATCGGCTCGGTCGTGGCGGCGCGCTCACGCGAGCCTTCCGCGCGGCGAGGGGCGAGACCCTGGTCTACTTCGACACCGATCTCGCGACGGACATGACCCACTTGGAGGAGCTCGTCGAGAGCGTCCGTTCGGGCGAGGCCGACGTCGCCACCGGTTCACGATTGCTCACGGCGAGCGAGGCCGACCGCCCCGCGAAACGCGACGTGCCGAGTCGCACCTACAACGGACTCGTCAGACTGTTCCTCCGCTCGTCGGTTCACGATCACCAGTGTGGGTTCAAGGCGTTCGATCGTGCGGTCCTCGAAACGCTGCTCGACGACGTGGAGGACGACCACTGGTTCTGGGACACCGAACTCCTCGTTCGCGCCCAGCGCGCGGGCTACCGGGTCGAGGAATTCCCGGTCGCGTGGACACCGAAGGGTGATACCACCGTTGACTTCGTTCGGGACGTGCTCGGAATGGGGAGCGCCATTTTGCGGACGTGGTGGCAGCTCGCCGTTGCGCCCCGGATCACGCGGCGCGTGACGCTCGTCGCCGGCACCCTCCTCACGATCCTCGCGATCGGGCTGATGACCCAGTATCTCGATGTCGGGACTGTACTCGAAGAGATGCGCGCGGCCGATCCCGCGCTCGTCGCCGCGGCCGCACTCATCTACGTGCTCTCGTGGCCGGTCCGTGGCGCGCGCTACCGCGACATTCTCGACGAGTTGGGATTCACTGAAGGCGTCGGCTTCCTCACGGGTGCGGTGTTCATCTCCCAAACGGGGAATCTGGTCTTCCCCGCCAGGGCAGGCGACGCTGTCCGGGCATACGTGGTCAAAACTCGCCGGCGCGTGCCCTATCCGACGGGCTTCGCCTCGCTCGCAGTCGAACGCGTGTTCGACCTCCTCACGATCACCCTGCTCGCCGGCGTCGTCCTGATGGGCCTCGCCGCAACCGGGATCACCAGCCTCGCTGGCCTCGGTGCGACCGTCGCCGACGGGAGCCAAAGCGGCCGGACCGCCATCCTCGTCGCCAGCGGCGTCGGTCTCGCCGCGATCGTCGCGGTCGGCGTGATCGTCGCCAGCGCGCGCTCCGATCGGAACCTCGTCCGTCGCGGGGTCCGCCGCTTCAGCACCGACGCCTACGCCGATCGGGTCGCGGGCGTGATCGAACGCTTCGTCGGGGATATTCAGACGGTCGCGAACGACCGACGTGCGTTTGCCCGCGTCGGCGCGACGAGCCTCCTGATCTGGACGCTCGACGTCGTGACCGCGTTGTTGGTGTTCGCCGCCTTCGACGTCTCGCTCCCGCTCACGACGCTCGTCGCGGTCGGCTTCTTCGCCGTGAGCGTCGGCAACCTTGCCAAGGTGCTCCCGCTCTCGCCCGGCGGCATCGGGCTCTACGAGGGCGCGTTCAGCCTGCTCGTTGTCGGGCTCACGCCCGTCGCCACCCCGGTCGCGCTCGGCGCGGCCATCGTCGATCACGCCGTGAAGAACGTCGTCACCGTGATCGGCGGCGTCGTCGCCATGGTGGTCCTCAACGTCTCGCTTACCACCGCCGTCGAGGAGGGCCGCGAGGTCGAAACGACACCGACTGAATAG
- a CDS encoding HAD family hydrolase, whose product MTEYDAVLFDNDGILIEPPAHDTQSEATRAAFREVGVETTDRQHIADIVDGVTVERLQEICVAHDLDPDVFWEARERHDERSQFKAFRAGTRDRYDDVAAITDLPQSRGVVSNNHHSTVTFVLDFFDLRPLFDTHYGREKTVDSLRRKKPDPQYLNRALADLDAESALYVGDSESDVIAARRAGIDSVFVRRPHCRDVDLTATPTYEADDLHEIVGIVDG is encoded by the coding sequence GTGACTGAGTACGATGCAGTACTGTTCGACAACGACGGTATCCTGATCGAGCCGCCGGCACACGACACCCAAAGCGAAGCGACGCGCGCCGCGTTCCGCGAGGTGGGCGTCGAGACGACCGACCGCCAGCACATCGCGGATATCGTCGATGGCGTCACCGTCGAACGCCTGCAGGAGATCTGCGTCGCCCACGATCTCGACCCTGACGTGTTCTGGGAAGCGCGCGAGCGCCACGACGAACGCTCCCAGTTCAAGGCGTTCAGGGCGGGCACACGGGATCGATACGACGACGTTGCAGCCATCACGGACCTCCCACAGAGTCGCGGTGTCGTGAGCAACAACCACCACTCCACCGTGACGTTCGTGCTGGATTTCTTCGATCTGCGACCGCTGTTCGACACCCACTACGGCCGCGAGAAAACCGTCGACAGTCTCCGGCGCAAGAAGCCGGACCCGCAGTACCTCAACCGAGCGCTGGCCGATCTCGACGCCGAATCGGCGCTCTACGTCGGCGACAGCGAGAGCGATGTGATCGCAGCCCGTCGGGCGGGCATCGATTCGGTGTTCGTCCGCCGACCGCACTGCCGTGATGTAGATCTCACGGCGACACCGACCTACGAGGCGGACGACCTCCACGAGATCGTGGGGATCGTCGACGGGTAA
- a CDS encoding radical SAM protein codes for MTAPDPADLDVTLIDGYVDEPAHFGVPPYISTYPRFTAGALVDAGVPEEQITYHTIDELRDERNKWRDVADADLMIYLGGMTVPGKYVGGTPAEPDEVREIAWAAEGTSLMGGPVKFGVGEENAGATETERSDLDFEFVAKGDVEAAAHDLVANGLEGFGDRMRDVEEVTQWAREGAFVVEQHPNHPEYLICELETSRGCAYRCSFCTEPLYGNPSFRPPPSVVSEVDALSDRGARHFRLGRQADILAYGGDGEAPNPEALRDLYGGIREVAPELETLHLDNINPVTIVRWPEDSREGLRIIAEHNTPGDTAAFGLESADPQVQEANDLNVTADECFRAVEIVNEEAGWRPSEDRSAAPTYGADAVDRLPKLLPGINLLHGLKGEREETYELNKQFLQRVYDAGLLLRRINIRQVMAFDGTEMSDTGAQIADDHKKLFKQYKGEVREEIDNPMLQRVAPPGTVLPDVHLEYHQDGRTFGRQLGTYPLLVAVPGERELGRTIDVAITDHGYRSVSGVPTPLDLNRASMDELAALPGLGDQRAGSLVVNRPYDSTDEAAATLGIDLPGFTTAHTPEGAD; via the coding sequence ATGACTGCGCCGGATCCCGCCGACCTCGACGTAACTCTCATAGATGGGTACGTCGACGAACCCGCCCACTTCGGGGTCCCACCGTACATCTCTACCTATCCACGGTTCACCGCCGGTGCGCTCGTGGACGCAGGCGTTCCCGAAGAGCAGATCACCTACCACACGATCGACGAACTGCGGGACGAGCGGAACAAGTGGCGCGATGTGGCCGATGCGGACCTCATGATCTACCTCGGCGGAATGACTGTCCCCGGTAAGTACGTCGGCGGGACGCCGGCCGAACCCGACGAAGTCCGGGAGATCGCGTGGGCTGCGGAGGGCACGAGTCTGATGGGCGGCCCAGTCAAATTCGGCGTCGGCGAGGAGAACGCCGGCGCGACCGAAACCGAACGATCGGATCTGGACTTCGAGTTCGTGGCGAAAGGCGACGTCGAGGCCGCGGCCCACGATCTCGTTGCCAATGGCCTGGAAGGATTCGGCGACCGGATGCGCGACGTCGAGGAGGTCACACAGTGGGCGCGCGAGGGTGCGTTCGTGGTCGAACAACACCCAAATCATCCCGAGTACCTGATCTGCGAGCTCGAAACCTCCCGCGGCTGTGCGTACCGATGTTCGTTCTGTACCGAACCGCTCTACGGCAACCCCTCGTTCCGCCCACCGCCGTCGGTCGTGAGCGAGGTCGACGCGCTATCGGACCGCGGCGCGCGCCACTTCCGGCTAGGCCGTCAGGCCGACATTCTCGCGTACGGTGGCGATGGCGAGGCCCCGAACCCCGAGGCGCTTCGGGACCTCTACGGCGGGATTCGGGAAGTGGCCCCCGAGCTCGAAACCCTTCACCTCGACAACATCAACCCGGTCACGATCGTGCGGTGGCCCGAGGACTCACGGGAAGGACTCCGGATCATCGCCGAGCACAACACGCCCGGGGATACCGCCGCGTTCGGGCTCGAAAGCGCCGATCCCCAGGTTCAGGAGGCGAACGATCTCAACGTCACCGCCGACGAGTGCTTTCGCGCCGTGGAGATCGTCAACGAGGAGGCGGGCTGGCGGCCTAGCGAGGATCGCTCGGCTGCGCCGACGTACGGAGCCGACGCCGTCGACCGCCTCCCCAAACTCCTTCCGGGGATCAACCTGCTCCACGGGCTGAAGGGCGAGCGTGAGGAGACCTACGAACTCAACAAGCAGTTCCTCCAGCGGGTGTACGACGCCGGGCTGCTGCTCCGTCGGATCAACATCCGCCAGGTGATGGCCTTCGATGGGACCGAGATGAGTGACACCGGCGCGCAGATCGCCGACGATCACAAGAAGCTGTTCAAACAGTACAAAGGGGAGGTGCGCGAGGAGATCGACAACCCGATGCTCCAGCGAGTCGCGCCTCCTGGGACCGTTCTCCCAGACGTCCACCTCGAATACCACCAGGACGGCCGGACGTTCGGCCGCCAGCTCGGGACGTACCCGCTGCTGGTCGCGGTGCCGGGCGAGCGCGAACTCGGTCGGACGATCGACGTCGCGATCACGGATCACGGCTACCGGTCGGTGTCCGGGGTGCCTACGCCGCTCGATCTCAACCGCGCTTCGATGGACGAGCTCGCGGCACTACCAGGACTCGGCGACCAGCGCGCCGGCAGTCTGGTGGTGAACCGCCCGTACGATTCGACCGACGAGGCTGCGGCGACGCTCGGGATCGACCTCCCAGGGTTCACGACGGCGCACACGCCCGAAGGCGCGGACTGA
- a CDS encoding transcriptional regulator: MREADEDATTRQRIAEFLRGETAPPGMLAEEFAITTEAVLEHVEHIAQSLEAEDEQLLVAPPECRDCGFSGFDDHANRPSRCPECRSESIEEPLFRIE, translated from the coding sequence ATGCGCGAAGCGGACGAGGATGCGACGACGCGCCAACGCATCGCGGAGTTCCTCCGTGGCGAAACGGCACCACCTGGCATGCTGGCCGAGGAGTTTGCGATCACGACCGAAGCGGTGCTGGAACACGTCGAGCACATCGCCCAGTCGCTCGAAGCCGAGGACGAACAGCTCCTCGTCGCCCCACCGGAGTGTCGCGACTGCGGGTTTTCGGGGTTCGACGACCACGCGAACCGTCCCTCGCGATGTCCCGAGTGTCGGAGTGAATCGATCGAGGAGCCGCTCTTTCGGATCGAGTGA
- a CDS encoding DsrE family protein, producing the protein MLDDNKTVFHLIEGDSDEQDLALTLAENLANDESIDMDEIAVLAQAEGIDPVTTDGEHSDRVESLVDDGISIKACSNTLDMFDIDNADLVAGVETVSSGVGELTRLQNDGYAYIRP; encoded by the coding sequence ATGCTCGACGACAACAAAACCGTCTTCCACCTGATCGAGGGCGACTCGGACGAACAGGATCTCGCGCTCACGCTCGCGGAAAACCTCGCAAACGACGAGTCCATCGACATGGACGAGATCGCCGTCCTCGCACAGGCCGAGGGCATCGATCCGGTGACGACCGACGGGGAGCACAGTGACCGCGTAGAGTCGCTCGTCGACGACGGCATTTCGATCAAGGCGTGTTCCAACACGCTCGACATGTTCGACATCGACAACGCGGACCTCGTCGCTGGCGTCGAAACCGTTTCATCCGGTGTCGGTGAACTCACGCGGCTCCAGAACGACGGCTACGCATATATCCGACCGTAG
- a CDS encoding class I SAM-dependent methyltransferase, with protein sequence MDSTEVRRRWAERSGAYSPEYYAHHGPNATSEAIRERLAPVGRDATILELGCSSGRHLAHLHHNGYGNLNGIEINPEALDVMAETYPELAAQGTFHVDAIQDAVTEFDDGRFDVVFSVETLQHVHPDDDWVFDELCRITGDRLITSENEGEAADRRGTATDAMNEVDGVPLYYRNWKDVFTDRGFTEIGSEPVKRGTLRVFRSTRD encoded by the coding sequence GTGGATTCTACCGAGGTCAGACGACGGTGGGCCGAACGCTCGGGAGCGTACTCGCCGGAGTACTACGCTCACCACGGGCCGAACGCGACGAGCGAGGCGATTCGCGAACGGCTCGCGCCGGTCGGTCGTGACGCGACGATCCTCGAACTCGGCTGTAGTTCGGGTCGCCACCTCGCGCACCTCCATCATAACGGCTACGGAAACCTCAACGGGATCGAAATCAACCCCGAAGCGCTCGATGTGATGGCCGAGACCTATCCCGAACTCGCTGCCCAGGGAACCTTTCACGTCGACGCCATTCAGGACGCCGTCACGGAGTTCGACGACGGTCGGTTCGACGTCGTGTTCTCGGTCGAGACGCTTCAGCACGTTCACCCCGACGACGACTGGGTGTTCGACGAACTCTGCCGCATCACCGGCGATCGCCTCATCACGTCCGAAAACGAGGGCGAAGCGGCGGATCGTCGGGGCACGGCTACGGACGCGATGAACGAGGTTGATGGCGTCCCGCTGTACTACCGCAACTGGAAGGACGTGTTCACCGACCGTGGCTTCACCGAGATCGGATCGGAGCCGGTCAAACGAGGCACGCTTCGAGTGTTCCGGTCCACGCGGGACTGA
- a CDS encoding RidA family protein — protein MQSEQANRSIPDRASEASRRQRAGTEFIGGYGTTTGDSDLRFIEGQLPEHEGRVESDKSPAQQLKLVLQNLEATLNQRGQRMDDVLQLTLYLTDMDAYESVNDTYERYFEDTHPARTTVGACELLGGAAVTVDAVAALE, from the coding sequence GTGCAATCAGAGCAAGCCAACAGATCGATTCCGGACCGAGCGAGCGAAGCCAGCCGAAGGCAGCGCGCTGGGACGGAGTTCATCGGCGGCTACGGAACAACGACCGGCGACTCGGACCTCCGTTTCATCGAGGGGCAACTTCCCGAGCACGAGGGCCGGGTCGAAAGCGACAAATCGCCAGCCCAGCAGCTCAAACTCGTCTTACAGAACCTCGAAGCCACGCTGAATCAGCGCGGGCAGAGGATGGACGATGTGCTTCAGCTAACGCTGTATCTCACCGACATGGATGCCTACGAATCGGTCAACGATACCTACGAGAGATACTTCGAGGACACGCATCCGGCGCGCACGACCGTCGGAGCCTGCGAACTACTCGGTGGTGCCGCCGTCACCGTCGACGCGGTCGCCGCCCTCGAGTAG
- a CDS encoding GNAT family N-acetyltransferase, producing the protein MIVREAMVDDIDAIEAVARASWETDYPAILSRETAREGVEEWYDADRLAAEIESDDALVPVADGGDGVVGFVHAVEDEAGGTILRLYVAPEHRREGVGGDLLDHTREVLAERGAEQIRAMVLAENEPGNEFYRRHGFELVEESETVIAATSYRENVYVSER; encoded by the coding sequence ATGATCGTTCGTGAAGCGATGGTCGACGACATCGACGCTATCGAGGCGGTGGCGCGAGCGTCGTGGGAGACCGATTATCCGGCGATCCTCAGTCGTGAAACCGCCCGCGAGGGCGTCGAGGAGTGGTACGACGCCGATCGGCTCGCCGCCGAAATCGAGAGCGACGACGCGCTGGTGCCGGTCGCCGACGGCGGGGACGGGGTCGTCGGGTTCGTCCACGCGGTTGAGGACGAGGCCGGCGGAACGATTCTCCGACTCTACGTCGCCCCCGAACACCGCCGCGAAGGCGTCGGCGGCGACCTGCTCGATCACACCCGCGAAGTGCTCGCGGAGCGCGGTGCAGAGCAGATCCGGGCGATGGTGCTCGCGGAGAACGAGCCCGGCAACGAGTTCTATCGCCGCCACGGGTTCGAACTGGTCGAAGAGAGCGAGACCGTCATCGCCGCCACGTCTTACCGAGAGAACGTCTACGTGTCCGAGCGGTGA
- a CDS encoding DUF7559 family protein, translating into MPATLEVVCTDDSCEMDMFEMHYTYDMPDGVGVEDFQCPYCGGTDCLDAVEL; encoded by the coding sequence ATGCCGGCAACCCTCGAAGTCGTCTGTACGGACGACAGCTGCGAGATGGACATGTTCGAGATGCACTACACCTACGACATGCCCGACGGCGTCGGCGTTGAGGACTTCCAATGTCCCTACTGCGGCGGCACCGACTGTCTCGACGCCGTCGAGCTATGA
- a CDS encoding hotdog fold thioesterase translates to MTTDEPAVETDVRERIASDPYCDTLGIDLVDLGAGTARTALTVTEELLNFHGTPHGGAVYSLADAAFAAASNSRGKTALALETNISYLDSVDVGTTLVATAEETHVSGRTAEYEVVVTDDRGDGNDVARIATFRGRVYRP, encoded by the coding sequence ATGACAACCGACGAACCGGCCGTCGAGACGGACGTGCGCGAACGGATCGCGAGCGACCCCTACTGCGACACGCTGGGAATCGACCTCGTCGATCTCGGAGCAGGCACCGCACGCACCGCACTCACGGTTACAGAGGAACTACTGAACTTCCACGGGACGCCCCACGGCGGGGCGGTGTACTCGCTCGCGGACGCGGCGTTCGCGGCGGCGTCGAACTCGCGTGGAAAAACCGCGCTGGCGCTCGAAACCAACATCTCGTATCTCGATAGCGTCGACGTAGGGACGACGCTCGTCGCGACCGCCGAGGAGACACACGTGAGCGGACGAACCGCCGAGTACGAGGTCGTCGTCACCGACGACAGAGGAGACGGGAACGATGTGGCGCGGATCGCAACGTTTCGCGGCCGAGTCTATCGACCCTGA
- a CDS encoding dihydrolipoyl dehydrogenase family protein, protein MTGFDLIVFGGGTGNTVASAAAAEGLETALVEKGPLGGLCLNRGCNPSKMLIQHANVVNQVRNADRFGIDATVEDVRFGEFVREVNDELDNAASSKEANKRDEENLTLLQQEARFVDDRTIEIVESGETHTAEKVVVAAGSQPVVPDAIDGLADADYLTSDDAIRLEAPPERLVVLGGGYIAAELGYYFESFGTDVALIEMEESLVPREDAEVAEAFTDIAGDRHDVYTGYRASSVTESNDEVTVTAESKDGGEVEIAGDELLVALGRRPNTDGIDLDATNVETTDAGFIATDDRLRTNVENVWAMGDIADNGMFKHSGDYEGEVMIDNVARGKEREANFTALPHAVFTEPQIGAVGETESTLEDADREYVIGRAAFTDTAMSRALKLDHGFAKVLADPSSREILGCHIIGHEASMLIHEVTPTIRYGATVDDLANTLIHAHPSMSKVVLNACKDVPRDE, encoded by the coding sequence ATGACAGGGTTCGATCTCATCGTGTTCGGCGGCGGCACCGGCAACACGGTCGCATCGGCAGCGGCCGCCGAGGGGCTGGAGACCGCGCTCGTCGAGAAGGGACCGCTCGGCGGGCTGTGTCTCAACCGTGGCTGCAACCCCTCGAAAATGCTGATTCAGCACGCGAACGTCGTCAACCAGGTCCGGAACGCCGATCGGTTCGGCATCGACGCGACCGTCGAGGACGTCCGCTTCGGCGAGTTCGTTCGGGAGGTGAACGACGAACTCGACAACGCCGCCAGCAGCAAGGAGGCGAACAAACGAGACGAGGAAAACCTCACGCTGCTCCAGCAGGAGGCACGGTTCGTCGATGACCGCACGATCGAGATCGTCGAGAGCGGCGAGACTCACACCGCCGAAAAAGTGGTCGTCGCCGCCGGGAGCCAGCCGGTAGTACCGGACGCGATCGACGGCCTTGCGGATGCCGATTATCTCACCAGCGACGACGCCATCCGGCTCGAAGCGCCCCCAGAGCGGCTCGTCGTCCTCGGCGGCGGCTACATCGCGGCGGAGCTCGGCTACTACTTCGAGTCCTTTGGCACCGATGTGGCGCTGATCGAGATGGAAGAGAGCCTGGTTCCCCGCGAGGACGCCGAAGTGGCCGAGGCGTTCACCGACATCGCGGGCGACCGCCACGACGTGTACACCGGCTACCGGGCGTCGTCGGTCACCGAGTCGAACGATGAGGTCACCGTCACTGCCGAATCCAAGGATGGCGGTGAGGTCGAGATAGCGGGCGACGAACTCCTCGTTGCGCTGGGTCGCCGGCCGAACACCGACGGAATCGATCTCGACGCGACGAACGTCGAGACCACCGACGCCGGATTCATCGCGACCGACGATCGGCTGCGAACGAACGTCGAGAACGTCTGGGCGATGGGCGACATCGCCGACAACGGAATGTTCAAACACTCCGGCGACTACGAGGGCGAGGTGATGATCGACAACGTGGCGCGCGGGAAGGAACGGGAAGCGAATTTCACCGCGCTCCCGCACGCGGTCTTTACCGAGCCCCAGATCGGCGCGGTGGGGGAGACCGAGTCGACGCTCGAAGACGCGGACCGGGAGTACGTCATCGGCCGGGCCGCATTCACCGACACCGCGATGAGCCGGGCGTTGAAACTCGATCACGGGTTCGCCAAGGTGCTCGCCGACCCCAGTAGTCGAGAAATCCTCGGCTGTCACATCATCGGCCACGAGGCCTCGATGCTGATCCACGAAGTCACGCCGACGATCCGGTACGGCGCGACGGTCGACGACCTCGCGAACACCCTCATCCACGCCCATCCCTCGATGAGCAAGGTCGTGCTGAACGCCTGCAAGGACGTCCCACGGGACGAGTGA